A window of the Pongo abelii isolate AG06213 chromosome 10, NHGRI_mPonAbe1-v2.0_pri, whole genome shotgun sequence genome harbors these coding sequences:
- the COPZ1 gene encoding coatomer subunit zeta-1 — MEALILEPSLYTVKAILILDNDGDRLFAKYYDDTYPSVKEQKAFEKNIFNKTHRTDSEIALLEGLTVVYKSSIDLYFYVIGSSYENELMLMAVLNCLFDSLSQMLRKNVEKRALLENMEGLFLAVDEIVDGGVILESDPQQVVHRVALRGEDVPLTEQTVSQVLQSAKEQIKWSLLR, encoded by the exons ATGGAGGCGCTGATTTTG GAACCTTCCCTGTATACTGTCAAAGCCATCCTGATTCTGGACAATGATGGAGATCGACTTTTTGCCAAG TACTATGACGACACCTACCCCAGTGTCAAGGAGCAAAAGGCCTTTGAGAAGAACATTTTCAACAAGACCCATCGGACTGACA GTGAAATTGCCCTCTTGGAAGGCCTGACAGTGGTATACAAAAGCAGTATAGATCTCTATTTCTATGTGATTGGCAGCTCCTATGAAAATGAG CTGATGCTTATGGCTGTTCTGAACTGTCTCTTCGACTCATTGAGCCAGATGCTGAG GAAAAATGTAGAAAAGCGAGCACTGCTGGAGAACATGGAGGGGCTGTTCTTGGCTGTGGATGAAATTGTAGATGGAGG GGTGATCCTAGAGAGTGATCCCCAGCAGGTGGTACACCGGGTGGCATTAAGG GGTGAAGATGTCCCCCTTACGGAGCAGACCGTGTCTCAG GTGCTGCAGTCAGCCAAAGAACAGATCAAGTGGTCACTCCTTCGGTGA